The Acidobacteriota bacterium genome includes a region encoding these proteins:
- a CDS encoding ATP-binding cassette domain-containing protein has product MTAADPLLPSLTWPAARLSEAVAVLAREAGLTGGGRWRPANRSVAGDDRPAEGADGIEAAALRAGVEAWPVQASYREVADGLCAAGPALIRLPGGAGWLAVVRGGSRLRVVEPDGGVTRLAVGRLVEALRRPLEASADDEIEGLLAHAGVASPRRRSRVRRALLAERLGGEPCARGWSLRLPPSAGALEQLRRAGVFGRLVRLAVAHTVAWLLLIASWAVLGRGVLDGRLDPGWLTAWALLLATLIPLQAVALWSEGTAALTAGVLLKRRLLAGSLRFGAEEIRRQGAGELLGRVIEAERVEGLAFGGGLTALLAAVELALAAAVLALGAGGALHSVLLAAWVLALALAGWWLYGERGAWAEERIGMTQRFVERLLGHRTRLVQESRATWHDAEDDELAAYLRRSRRLDRLMPRIETFAARGWLIAALAALAPALFAGDTSAAGVAVALGGMLLAARGLEGMAGGLSGLTAAAVAWRQVGPLYQAATRRQPVGSPAVRAEAGGDGGEEVVLAARGLDFRYPGRSRPAVEDCGIELRRGDRVLLTGESGSGKSTLISLLAALRQPQGGLLLLHGADLHGWGALNWRRRVVAAPQFHDNHLFAAPLAFNLLLGRSWPPAPDDLAEAAEICEELGLGDLVARMPSGLMQPIGENGWRLSHGEASRVYLARALLQEPDLVLLDESFAALDPASLQAALACARSRARTLVVATHR; this is encoded by the coding sequence ATGACCGCGGCGGACCCCCTTCTCCCTTCCCTCACCTGGCCGGCGGCCCGCCTGTCCGAGGCGGTAGCGGTTCTCGCCCGGGAAGCCGGGCTGACCGGCGGTGGTCGGTGGCGACCGGCGAATCGCTCGGTCGCCGGGGACGACCGGCCGGCCGAGGGCGCCGACGGCATCGAGGCGGCGGCGCTTCGGGCCGGCGTCGAAGCCTGGCCTGTACAGGCCTCGTATCGCGAAGTGGCCGATGGGTTGTGCGCTGCGGGGCCGGCGTTGATCCGTCTTCCCGGTGGGGCAGGGTGGCTGGCGGTCGTCCGAGGCGGATCGCGCCTGCGAGTCGTCGAACCAGACGGAGGCGTCACCCGCCTGGCGGTGGGACGCCTGGTCGAAGCCCTGCGCAGGCCGCTCGAAGCCTCTGCGGACGATGAGATCGAAGGTCTCCTGGCGCACGCCGGCGTCGCTTCGCCCCGGCGCCGCTCGCGGGTTCGCCGCGCGCTGCTGGCCGAAAGGCTCGGCGGCGAGCCGTGTGCCCGCGGTTGGTCCCTGCGGTTGCCTCCCAGCGCCGGTGCCCTGGAGCAACTCCGGCGGGCCGGGGTGTTCGGTCGTCTCGTCCGCCTGGCCGTTGCCCATACGGTTGCCTGGCTTCTCCTGATCGCCTCCTGGGCGGTGCTCGGCCGCGGTGTCCTCGACGGTCGCCTCGATCCCGGTTGGTTGACGGCCTGGGCTCTGCTCCTCGCGACCCTCATTCCACTGCAGGCGGTGGCGCTGTGGTCCGAGGGAACGGCGGCGCTCACCGCCGGAGTGCTCCTCAAGCGCCGCCTTTTGGCCGGTTCCCTGCGCTTCGGAGCGGAGGAGATCCGTCGCCAGGGAGCCGGTGAACTGCTCGGCCGGGTGATCGAGGCGGAGCGGGTGGAGGGTCTGGCCTTCGGTGGCGGACTCACCGCTTTATTGGCCGCCGTCGAGCTCGCGCTGGCCGCCGCAGTCCTCGCCCTGGGCGCCGGCGGAGCCCTCCACTCCGTCCTGCTCGCCGCTTGGGTCCTGGCCCTCGCCCTCGCCGGGTGGTGGCTCTACGGCGAGCGGGGCGCCTGGGCGGAGGAGCGGATCGGCATGACCCAACGGTTCGTCGAACGGCTTCTCGGCCACCGCACCCGGCTGGTCCAGGAATCGCGCGCGACCTGGCACGACGCGGAAGACGACGAACTGGCCGCGTATCTGCGCCGCTCCCGCCGCCTCGACCGCTTGATGCCGCGGATCGAAACCTTCGCCGCCCGCGGCTGGTTGATCGCCGCCCTCGCTGCCCTGGCGCCGGCGCTCTTCGCCGGCGACACCTCGGCCGCCGGGGTGGCGGTGGCTCTCGGTGGAATGCTGCTCGCCGCCCGCGGCCTCGAAGGAATGGCCGGCGGTCTCTCCGGCCTCACCGCCGCCGCCGTGGCCTGGCGCCAAGTGGGGCCCCTCTACCAGGCCGCGACGCGCCGGCAGCCGGTGGGCTCGCCGGCCGTCCGAGCCGAGGCCGGCGGTGATGGTGGCGAAGAAGTGGTTCTGGCGGCGAGGGGCCTCGACTTCCGCTATCCCGGTCGCTCTCGGCCGGCGGTCGAGGACTGCGGGATCGAACTCCGTCGCGGCGACCGGGTGCTCCTCACCGGAGAGTCGGGAAGCGGCAAGTCGACGCTGATTTCCCTACTGGCCGCCCTCCGCCAGCCCCAGGGAGGACTGCTCCTGCTGCACGGTGCCGACCTCCACGGCTGGGGCGCTCTCAACTGGCGCCGGCGGGTGGTGGCGGCGCCGCAGTTCCACGACAACCATCTGTTCGCTGCGCCGCTGGCCTTCAACCTGCTGCTCGGCCGGAGCTGGCCGCCGGCTCCCGACGACCTCGCCGAGGCGGCCGAGATCTGCGAAGAGTTGGGCCTCGGAGACCTGGTGGCGCGCATGCCGTCGGGGCTGATGCAGCCGATCGGCGAGAACGGCTGGCGCCTTTCCCACGGCGAGGCGAGCCGCGTCTACCTGGCCCGCGCGCTGCTCCAGGAACCGGACCTGGTGCTCCTGGACGAGAGCTTTGCCGCCCTCGATCCGGCGAGCCTCCAGGCGGCCCTCGCCTGTGCTCGGAGCCGGGCGCGCACGCTGGTAGTGGCAACTCACCGCTGA
- a CDS encoding ABC transporter permease, with translation MTHDLRLAFRQLRRRPGFALLVIATLALALGANAVVFIVCHALLLRPLPYPEPERLVRIQALKAGEPAHLAQREIELFRLQEHVFRDVAAYYLSQYNITGDGRPEAVPCAILTHDLFRVLGVPLLHGEGFPAADDFRRQYRVVLEHNFWQRRFGGDPDIVGQSVLLDGGSYSVEGVLAPGADFPAGVGLYRQVTEYYGLAGRRHSSLARLAPTVTLARAQKELDRLSRELQDRYPATNAGLHFEVVPLRESLVGAVRPHLVMLAGAVAFVLLIAVVNVLNLQISRTTERRGELAVRSALGAGRGRLARQLLVECLVLAGFGGLAGLIVSAFAMPALAAQIRSQLPAWMSFELDGAVIGFAALTTLVAGLAAGLVPAVQAARRAGMASAASGGSRATSGTSVRRLRGFLAAGEVALALILLTGAGLMVRSFVALQRTDPGFEAEARWTFRSDPPYWSYNTTEQLIPFYEQALERLLAIPGVEGAAANQNLPLAGLDENTLRVVTAVGQSAPEQEANPFVNIQPISAGWFEVMGIPLVAGRPFESADRLGAVPVAIVGQRLAERLWPGADPLGKQLKLGPPESSNEYRTVVGVARDVRSERLLGDSSFDLYLPHLQFFAGDSYFVLRTRRTGAALGREVAAAVREVDPDLPIFDLAPMSRRVADAEWERRVSGGVLVAFGVLGLILAAVGVYGVMAQTVLQRTREMGIRLAFGARRRDVLLSVLSEGARWLALGAVAGVAGALLLGRGIGALLWGVESGDPVTLLTVSAVLMAVALFACLVPALRAARVDPMTALRSAD, from the coding sequence GTGACTCACGATCTCCGTCTTGCCTTCCGTCAACTGCGTCGCCGTCCGGGCTTCGCCCTGTTGGTGATCGCCACCTTGGCGCTCGCCCTGGGAGCCAATGCCGTGGTCTTCATCGTCTGCCACGCCTTGCTCCTGCGACCTCTGCCGTATCCAGAACCCGAGCGTCTGGTGCGCATTCAAGCCTTGAAAGCGGGGGAGCCGGCGCACCTCGCGCAGCGGGAGATCGAGTTGTTTCGGCTCCAGGAGCACGTGTTCCGGGACGTTGCGGCCTATTACCTGAGCCAGTACAACATCACCGGCGACGGTAGGCCGGAGGCGGTGCCGTGCGCCATCCTGACCCACGACCTCTTTCGAGTGTTGGGTGTGCCGCTGCTTCACGGCGAAGGCTTTCCGGCGGCGGACGATTTCCGCCGCCAGTACCGCGTTGTGCTGGAGCACAATTTCTGGCAGCGGCGATTCGGTGGCGATCCGGACATCGTCGGCCAGTCCGTTCTTCTCGATGGCGGTAGCTACTCGGTGGAAGGGGTACTCGCACCGGGAGCGGACTTCCCGGCCGGTGTCGGCCTCTACCGCCAGGTGACGGAGTACTACGGGCTAGCAGGCCGGCGCCACTCATCGCTCGCACGCTTGGCGCCGACGGTGACGCTGGCGCGGGCACAAAAGGAGCTCGACCGGTTGAGCCGTGAGCTGCAGGACCGGTACCCGGCGACCAACGCCGGCCTCCATTTCGAGGTGGTGCCGCTGCGCGAGAGCTTGGTCGGCGCCGTGCGGCCGCACCTGGTCATGCTCGCCGGGGCGGTCGCCTTCGTATTGCTGATCGCGGTGGTCAACGTCCTGAACCTGCAGATCTCCCGCACCACCGAGCGTCGCGGTGAGCTCGCCGTTCGTTCCGCCCTCGGCGCCGGTCGCGGTCGTCTGGCTCGCCAACTTCTTGTGGAGTGCTTGGTGCTGGCTGGTTTCGGTGGCCTGGCCGGTTTGATTGTGAGCGCCTTCGCCATGCCCGCGTTGGCGGCGCAGATCCGTAGTCAACTGCCGGCCTGGATGAGCTTCGAACTCGACGGTGCGGTGATCGGTTTCGCCGCCTTGACAACCCTTGTCGCCGGTCTCGCGGCCGGCCTCGTCCCGGCCGTGCAGGCGGCGCGCCGGGCCGGGATGGCGAGCGCCGCGTCCGGCGGTTCTCGCGCCACCTCCGGCACCTCGGTGCGCCGTCTGCGTGGCTTTCTGGCCGCCGGCGAAGTCGCCCTGGCGCTGATTCTGTTGACCGGAGCCGGACTGATGGTCCGGAGTTTCGTGGCTCTTCAGCGGACCGATCCGGGCTTCGAGGCCGAGGCACGGTGGACCTTTCGCTCCGACCCGCCGTATTGGAGCTACAACACAACCGAACAACTCATCCCGTTCTATGAGCAGGCCCTCGAACGCCTGCTGGCGATCCCCGGAGTCGAGGGAGCCGCCGCCAATCAGAACCTACCGCTGGCGGGGCTTGACGAGAATACCCTGCGCGTAGTCACCGCTGTGGGGCAATCCGCGCCGGAGCAGGAGGCGAATCCCTTCGTCAACATCCAACCGATCAGCGCCGGCTGGTTTGAGGTGATGGGGATTCCCCTCGTCGCCGGCCGGCCATTCGAGAGCGCCGATCGGCTAGGGGCGGTGCCCGTGGCGATCGTCGGACAACGCCTCGCGGAGCGGCTATGGCCCGGAGCGGATCCTCTCGGCAAACAGCTCAAACTCGGACCACCGGAATCCAGCAACGAGTACCGCACGGTGGTCGGTGTGGCGCGAGACGTCCGGAGCGAGCGGTTGCTCGGTGACTCCAGTTTCGATCTCTACCTGCCACACCTCCAGTTCTTCGCCGGCGACAGCTACTTCGTTCTGCGCACGCGGCGCACCGGCGCCGCCTTGGGTCGAGAGGTCGCGGCGGCGGTGCGCGAAGTCGATCCCGATCTCCCCATCTTCGACCTGGCTCCGATGTCACGTCGGGTGGCCGATGCCGAGTGGGAGCGCCGGGTGTCCGGCGGAGTGCTGGTGGCGTTCGGTGTTCTCGGTCTGATTTTGGCCGCCGTCGGAGTGTATGGGGTGATGGCGCAAACCGTCCTTCAGAGAACACGGGAGATGGGGATTCGTTTGGCATTCGGTGCCCGACGCCGGGACGTGCTGCTGTCGGTGCTCTCAGAAGGTGCCCGCTGGCTCGCTTTGGGAGCGGTGGCCGGAGTGGCCGGGGCGCTCCTGCTCGGCCGGGGTATCGGTGCATTGCTCTGGGGGGTGGAATCGGGCGATCCGGTGACTCTCTTGACGGTGAGCGCGGTGCTCATGGCGGTGGCGCTCTTTGCCTGCCTGGTGCCGGCCCTTCGGGCGGCGCGGGTCGATCCGATGACCGCGCTCCGCTCAGCAGACTGA
- a CDS encoding ABC transporter permease subunit, with translation MFGTLLAREIRRLASSPVQWGLLLLLAAAAAWAVGSGLEWRETKLAEQTLVPGEMSERPEEWMGALEKAEAGESISPFQAQPMALGFPAILPPGPLGDFSFGRDALYPHYAIVQGWRNSASLFRRYEVEGPTTLATGRLDLTFVVVVLLPLVLILLGFDSLSAERENKRLPLLLVQGVRPGSIVAARLSVAATATWAIVAIAAGVGLLLADAPERVARFAVWWSAMTAYCLFWVAIVALVAASFRRQTNAALAALGAWIGLVVVIPSGVQFATAALHPPPSQVELLTSARRAEAEARQHIEERAEIYMAEHPSDEAPAEGVPGFYRAAYLANLDVEERTAPLLDAFEESHAAQDRLADSLQLFSPVMVAHDILTSVSGAGFGRTAAFQQQVRRHLQILLDAIGPATVGQRRLSVAEARAIPAFEYSEPAIPQGTWRWIGLLLGWTAVASVLAMRRLAGVRKNPL, from the coding sequence ATGTTCGGTACCCTGCTGGCTCGTGAGATTCGCCGCCTGGCGAGTTCGCCCGTGCAATGGGGGCTGCTCCTGCTTCTCGCCGCCGCAGCGGCTTGGGCGGTGGGTTCCGGCCTCGAGTGGCGCGAAACGAAGCTCGCCGAGCAGACGCTCGTGCCCGGGGAGATGTCTGAAAGACCCGAGGAGTGGATGGGCGCCCTCGAGAAGGCCGAGGCGGGCGAGTCGATCTCGCCCTTCCAGGCCCAGCCGATGGCGCTGGGCTTTCCAGCCATCCTGCCACCGGGACCGCTCGGCGACTTCTCCTTCGGACGGGACGCGCTCTATCCGCACTACGCCATCGTCCAGGGCTGGCGGAACTCGGCCTCGCTGTTCCGGCGCTACGAGGTCGAGGGTCCGACGACACTCGCTACGGGCCGGCTCGATCTGACCTTCGTCGTGGTCGTGCTCTTGCCCCTGGTGCTCATCTTGCTCGGTTTCGATTCCCTGAGCGCTGAGCGAGAGAACAAGCGTCTGCCCTTGCTGCTGGTCCAGGGTGTGCGACCCGGATCGATCGTCGCCGCTCGACTCTCAGTGGCCGCCACCGCCACCTGGGCGATCGTCGCCATCGCCGCGGGCGTCGGGCTGCTGCTGGCCGACGCCCCGGAACGGGTCGCGCGCTTCGCGGTTTGGTGGTCGGCCATGACCGCCTACTGCCTCTTCTGGGTCGCGATTGTCGCCCTGGTCGCGGCGTCCTTCCGACGGCAGACCAACGCCGCCCTGGCGGCTCTCGGGGCCTGGATCGGTCTTGTCGTGGTGATCCCCTCCGGGGTTCAGTTCGCCACCGCCGCCCTACACCCACCGCCGTCGCAGGTCGAGCTTCTCACCAGCGCCCGGCGAGCCGAAGCCGAAGCCCGGCAACACATCGAAGAACGTGCCGAGATCTACATGGCGGAACACCCCTCCGACGAGGCGCCCGCGGAGGGAGTGCCGGGCTTCTACCGAGCCGCTTACCTGGCGAATCTCGACGTCGAAGAGCGCACGGCTCCGCTGTTGGATGCCTTCGAAGAAAGCCACGCCGCACAGGATCGGCTCGCAGACTCGCTGCAGCTCTTCTCGCCGGTGATGGTGGCCCACGACATCCTCACCAGCGTATCCGGTGCCGGTTTTGGGCGCACTGCAGCCTTTCAGCAGCAGGTGCGACGGCATCTGCAGATCCTTCTCGACGCGATCGGCCCGGCAACGGTCGGGCAGCGACGCCTCAGCGTCGCCGAAGCCCGCGCGATTCCCGCCTTCGAGTACTCGGAACCCGCAATCCCGCAGGGCACCTGGCGATGGATCGGGCTGCTTCTCGGCTGGACTGCGGTGGCCTCGGTGCTCGCGATGCGCCGGCTTGCCGGTGTGCGAAAAAACCCTCTGTGA
- a CDS encoding ABC transporter permease subunit: MKAKLLEKELLQHRRNRRFGILGVLAIALVAVAAVDGWNRAQEAARHREAAVAADREVWVEQGENNPHGAAHFARYAFRPTPALGAFDSGISDYAGSAVWLEAHYQNPATLRRAEDVGARAPFTTLDPAWAVRVLGSLALAVLLFASIAGEREAGTLRSLLTQGVRPGTLVAVKAVAALLVVLALVGVAFAVALLPGVVAGAPLDLPRVLLLGASYTLGLAAFAFSCIALSATATSRGAALTTVGSFWVVVTLVLPMFAGQLSGSLSDTPDGSALNRAIFDEAQAPFWAGEAGPPAIRAFEEEIADRYGAASFEELGFDRAGMELQAHEEFANAVYDRLFGELYAAQRGQASVLRAAAWFSPLLALQRVSSGLSGTDLSAQLAFAAEAESHRRKMVELLNRDMMEQGGGAGFTYMADRSLWERTPDFAGVLPRTPTVVGTYWPEFAVLLAWAIGALLLASGLTARASRIEVA; the protein is encoded by the coding sequence ATGAAGGCGAAGCTCCTGGAGAAGGAACTCTTGCAGCATCGCCGCAACCGCCGCTTCGGGATCCTCGGAGTTCTCGCCATCGCGCTGGTCGCCGTCGCGGCTGTCGACGGCTGGAACCGGGCACAGGAAGCGGCGCGCCACCGAGAGGCGGCGGTGGCCGCCGATCGGGAGGTTTGGGTCGAGCAAGGTGAGAACAATCCTCACGGCGCGGCTCACTTCGCCCGCTACGCATTCCGGCCGACGCCTGCTCTCGGCGCATTCGACTCGGGCATCTCGGACTACGCCGGTTCCGCCGTATGGCTGGAGGCGCACTACCAGAATCCCGCCACCCTGCGACGAGCCGAGGATGTCGGAGCCAGGGCCCCCTTCACCACCCTCGACCCGGCGTGGGCGGTTCGCGTCCTCGGCAGTCTCGCCCTCGCCGTTCTGTTGTTCGCCTCGATCGCCGGGGAGCGCGAAGCGGGAACCCTGCGGTCCCTCCTCACGCAAGGGGTGCGCCCGGGCACACTCGTCGCCGTGAAGGCCGTTGCGGCGCTCCTGGTGGTCCTCGCCCTGGTAGGGGTCGCCTTCGCCGTTGCCCTGCTTCCGGGGGTGGTCGCGGGAGCGCCTCTCGACCTTCCGAGGGTCCTGCTGTTGGGTGCTTCCTACACTCTGGGCCTGGCGGCCTTCGCGTTCTCCTGCATCGCCCTTAGCGCGACGGCCACCTCGCGAGGCGCCGCCCTGACGACCGTGGGTTCGTTCTGGGTGGTCGTCACCCTGGTCCTTCCGATGTTCGCCGGACAGCTCAGCGGATCCCTCTCGGACACGCCCGACGGAAGCGCCCTCAACCGCGCCATCTTCGACGAGGCGCAAGCGCCCTTCTGGGCCGGCGAAGCCGGCCCGCCCGCGATTCGGGCCTTCGAGGAGGAGATCGCCGACCGCTACGGTGCCGCTTCCTTCGAGGAGCTGGGGTTCGACCGTGCCGGCATGGAGCTGCAAGCCCACGAGGAATTCGCGAACGCCGTCTACGATCGGCTGTTCGGTGAGCTGTATGCAGCGCAGCGCGGACAGGCCTCGGTCCTGCGCGCTGCGGCTTGGTTCTCACCGCTCCTCGCCTTGCAGCGGGTCTCCTCGGGACTCTCGGGGACGGACTTGAGCGCCCAACTCGCCTTCGCGGCGGAGGCCGAATCGCACCGCCGGAAGATGGTCGAGTTGCTCAACCGCGACATGATGGAACAAGGCGGTGGCGCGGGCTTCACCTATATGGCCGACCGATCCCTGTGGGAACGGACTCCTGATTTCGCCGGAGTACTGCCGCGCACCCCCACCGTGGTCGGAACCTACTGGCCCGAGTTCGCCGTACTCCTCGCTTGGGCCATCGGCGCGCTGTTGCTGGCTTCGGGCCTCACCGCCCGGGCCTCAAGAATCGAGGTCGCCTGA
- a CDS encoding ABC transporter permease, producing MTYLLSDLRIAFRGLRRRPGFTALAVGTLGLASAATTVVLSLVYAVLLRPLPFPEPEGLARMETVRTDQGVTRGCSLLDIEDYQRMAATLDGIGAYTVGMTQLQGDGPALAVTTAWVTSGVLAVVGVEPVLGRRFTPAQDRTGGDVQRVLLSHGLWLSRFGGDPGVLGKTIHTPVAAYTVAGVMPPGFDFPEHADMWVPMESWYAAQTGDRAVKKRGQFWYSTIARLAPGVSLAEARQELEAVAAHLAEQFPEENGDVGLRLTSLRQLETAELRPYLALLVAGAAMLLAIGCANVAGLLLVHAAARERELAVRAALGAARGRLMGVVVAEAAILAAIAVPPSLALTYAGIGALRRLIPVPLPVGMAVEVDVAVLCGSLAIATGAALLAVAVPAWQTGRTDPRAVLAEGGRTAPGRARMRSALIVGEVALSLLLLIGAGLLVRTFLTLADTDPGFRRSGLLVVQVARYQAGETRTERAGPLARFHDSVLARLAALPGVEGTAATNSLPFERSTVERRQATLTVRGATPEDVEHLSALAGADVTPGYFAAMGIPILAGRGLAETDTAESPCVVLVDEEGARELWPDREPLGQELLWGNLSANNPFCTVIGVVGDVKHHAAEGADPVELYYSFRQWPVDNPYYVLRVTGDPLALAPAVRRAIAEIDPNTAVVSIESMTDRFDRSLWPRRLWGVAFAGFALLALALTAVGLYGAISYAVSLRTRELGIRVALGARSRDLLLLVIAEGLKLVGIGAALGLACAFVASRWFTSLLFGVRPLDPQTYVNVTLLLAVIALVACTVPARRAARIDPLEALRRE from the coding sequence ATGACCTACCTGCTCTCGGACCTGAGAATCGCTTTCCGCGGCCTTCGCCGACGGCCCGGGTTCACTGCTCTCGCGGTGGGGACTCTGGGACTGGCCAGCGCCGCGACCACCGTGGTGCTGAGCCTTGTGTATGCCGTGCTCCTGCGGCCGCTGCCGTTCCCGGAACCGGAGGGCCTGGCCCGAATGGAGACCGTTCGTACGGACCAGGGGGTCACTCGCGGCTGCTCTTTGCTCGATATTGAGGATTATCAACGGATGGCGGCGACGCTCGATGGGATCGGCGCCTATACCGTCGGCATGACGCAGCTTCAGGGCGACGGGCCGGCGCTGGCGGTGACGACCGCCTGGGTCACCTCCGGTGTGCTGGCAGTCGTCGGTGTCGAGCCGGTTCTCGGCCGCCGGTTCACCCCGGCGCAGGATCGCACCGGCGGCGATGTGCAGCGGGTGCTGCTTTCGCACGGCCTCTGGCTCAGTCGCTTCGGCGGCGACCCGGGGGTGCTCGGCAAAACGATTCACACGCCGGTCGCCGCCTACACCGTGGCCGGGGTGATGCCGCCGGGGTTCGATTTTCCGGAGCACGCCGACATGTGGGTTCCGATGGAGAGCTGGTATGCCGCTCAGACCGGCGATCGCGCGGTCAAGAAACGCGGCCAGTTCTGGTATTCGACCATCGCCCGTCTCGCCCCCGGCGTATCTCTCGCGGAGGCGCGCCAGGAGCTCGAGGCGGTGGCGGCGCATCTGGCGGAGCAGTTCCCCGAGGAGAACGGCGATGTCGGACTTCGGTTGACGTCCCTGCGTCAGCTCGAGACGGCCGAGCTTCGGCCTTACCTCGCCCTGCTCGTCGCAGGCGCTGCGATGCTCCTGGCGATCGGCTGTGCCAACGTCGCCGGCCTGCTGTTGGTTCACGCCGCGGCGCGCGAGCGGGAGCTGGCGGTACGGGCGGCGCTCGGCGCCGCCCGCGGCCGCCTGATGGGGGTGGTGGTCGCCGAGGCGGCGATCCTGGCGGCGATCGCGGTGCCGCCGTCGCTGGCGCTCACCTATGCCGGCATCGGCGCCTTGCGGCGCTTGATCCCCGTGCCCCTGCCGGTCGGTATGGCGGTCGAAGTCGATGTGGCGGTGCTCTGCGGCAGCCTGGCAATTGCCACCGGGGCGGCTTTGCTCGCGGTCGCGGTACCGGCCTGGCAGACCGGCCGCACCGATCCGCGGGCGGTTCTCGCCGAGGGAGGGCGAACGGCGCCCGGGCGGGCGCGGATGCGCTCGGCCCTGATCGTCGGTGAAGTGGCGCTTTCGCTCCTGCTATTGATCGGTGCCGGCTTGTTGGTCCGCACCTTCCTCACCTTGGCCGACACCGATCCCGGCTTCCGGCGTTCGGGTTTGCTAGTGGTGCAGGTGGCGCGCTACCAGGCGGGCGAAACGCGGACCGAGCGAGCCGGGCCGCTGGCTCGCTTCCACGACAGCGTGCTCGCCCGTCTCGCCGCTCTGCCGGGGGTCGAAGGCACCGCGGCGACCAATAGCTTGCCCTTCGAGCGGTCCACCGTAGAGCGCCGGCAGGCGACCCTCACCGTCCGTGGCGCCACGCCGGAGGACGTGGAGCACCTGAGCGCCTTGGCCGGAGCCGACGTCACGCCGGGCTACTTCGCGGCGATGGGGATTCCGATCCTGGCCGGGCGCGGGCTCGCCGAGACGGACACCGCCGAGTCACCCTGTGTCGTGCTGGTCGACGAGGAGGGGGCGCGTGAACTCTGGCCGGACCGAGAACCGCTGGGCCAGGAGCTACTCTGGGGCAATCTTTCGGCGAACAACCCGTTCTGCACCGTGATCGGGGTGGTCGGCGACGTCAAGCACCATGCAGCCGAAGGCGCGGACCCGGTCGAGCTGTACTACAGCTTCCGCCAATGGCCGGTCGACAACCCCTACTACGTTTTGCGGGTGACGGGCGATCCGCTGGCGCTGGCGCCGGCGGTGCGCCGTGCGATCGCCGAGATCGATCCCAATACCGCCGTCGTCTCGATCGAGTCGATGACCGACCGGTTCGACCGTTCCCTCTGGCCGCGTCGCCTGTGGGGAGTTGCTTTCGCCGGTTTCGCTTTGCTCGCTCTGGCGCTGACCGCCGTTGGCCTGTACGGTGCGATCAGCTATGCGGTGAGTCTGCGGACGCGGGAGCTTGGAATCCGGGTGGCCCTCGGCGCTCGATCGCGCGACCTCCTGCTGTTGGTGATCGCCGAGGGTCTCAAGCTGGTCGGCATCGGCGCTGCGCTCGGCCTGGCCTGCGCCTTCGTCGCCTCGCGCTGGTTTACCAGCCTGCTGTTTGGGGTGCGTCCGTTGGATCCCCAAACCTATGTGAATGTGACGCTGCTGCTGGCGGTGATCGCGCTCGTTGCCTGTACCGTGCCGGCCCGGCGAGCGGCGCGCATCGATCCGCTGGAAGCTCTGCGGCGAGAGTAG
- a CDS encoding ATP-binding cassette domain-containing protein has translation MLSASGATKRFGRTTALAALDLEVQRGEVFCLLGANGAGKTTTIQLFLGFQSPDAGEIRVDGIEPWREPERARKRLAYIPENVALYPDLTGLENLSLFDALAGRKRSRNEHLDALVWAGLSQPDALRAVAGYSKGMRQKVGLAIAYAKDAAALLLDEPMSGLDPQAAADFGAYVRRLRAEDRAVLMATHDIFRAQEIATRIGIMRSGRLLETVDPAQVDAREIERIYLHHMREAAGSEQAVPVEVT, from the coding sequence ATGCTGAGCGCAAGCGGGGCCACCAAGCGGTTCGGAAGAACCACCGCCCTCGCCGCGCTGGACTTGGAGGTCCAGCGCGGCGAAGTCTTCTGCCTTTTGGGCGCCAATGGAGCCGGAAAGACCACCACCATTCAGTTGTTCCTCGGCTTTCAGTCGCCGGACGCCGGTGAGATCCGGGTCGACGGTATCGAGCCCTGGCGTGAGCCCGAGCGCGCCAGAAAGCGCCTCGCCTACATCCCGGAGAACGTTGCGCTCTATCCCGACCTGACCGGCCTGGAGAATCTTTCACTGTTCGATGCGCTCGCCGGCCGGAAGCGCAGCCGCAACGAGCATCTCGACGCTCTCGTCTGGGCAGGCCTTTCCCAACCGGACGCCCTGCGAGCGGTGGCTGGATATTCGAAAGGAATGCGTCAGAAGGTCGGTCTGGCCATCGCCTACGCGAAAGACGCCGCCGCCCTTCTCCTCGACGAGCCGATGTCCGGGCTCGATCCCCAGGCAGCCGCCGATTTCGGTGCCTACGTGCGGCGCCTGAGAGCCGAGGATCGTGCCGTCTTGATGGCAACCCACGACATCTTTCGCGCCCAGGAGATCGCAACCCGCATCGGCATCATGCGCTCGGGCCGTCTCCTCGAGACCGTCGACCCGGCGCAGGTCGACGCCCGGGAGATCGAGCGAATCTACCTGCACCATATGCGCGAGGCGGCCGGTAGCGAACAGGCTGTGCCGGTGGAGGTAACCTGA